The genomic segment AAGCGGGAAGTTTTCTGTAGATATGGACGGTTCTGCTTTGATGGAAATGGCCGGAGACCAGATTGGAAACCAAATGGGAGCCGACGCTAAAAAAGATATCGATTCTACTTTTACCTTCAAACAATTATTTGCAGAGAAAAAAGACAGTATTGCAAAAATGTCTCCCGAAGCGCAGCAGGAAATTAAAAAACTTGAAAATTTTTTAGTTCATACTAAGATGAGTGCCGAGAAAAAACAGTTTTTAATGACTTTTGAAACTGATTTTAAAAATGTAAACGAACTTCAGGATATTTTACAAACGGCAAGTACACTACAAAAATTAGAAGGCGGAGCAGCTCCGGCAAATCCGATGGGAAGCGGTTTTGGCAATAACAACAGTAAACTAAGTTATACATACGACGGAAAGAAATTTACCCGAAAAGCCACAATCGACCAGCAGAAACTGGCAGCAGTAAAAAAAGATTCGGCTGCAGATATGTCTAAAATGATGTTTGCTTCATCAAACTATGTTATTAAATATCACTTTCCGAAGAAAATAAAAAAGGTATCAAACCCGAATGCTTTATTCAGTGACGACCGAAAATCAATTACAATTCAATACACTTTCACGGATTATATGGAGAATCCTGACAAACTTAACTTTGATGTTGAGTTTGAAAAATAAATACAATGAATAAAAAAATTCAACTTCAGGATCTGGGAAACAGAGACTATAAATCGACTTGGGAATATCAGGAAGAACTTTTTCAGGATATTGTTGATTTAAAAATCAAAAACAGAAGAGAAGAACTTGACTTGCCAACACCTAATTATTTACTATTTGTTGAGCATCCGCATGTTTATACTTTGGGCAAAAGCGGCGATTTTGAAAACTTATTATTAAACGAAAAACAGCTCGAAGCAAAAGGAGCGACTTTTTATAAAATTAACCGCGGCGGCGATATTACATATCACGGACCGGGACAGATTGTAGGATATCCAATTTTAGATTTAGAAAATTTCTTTACTGATATTCATAAATATCTTCGTTTTCTCGAAGAAGCGATGATTTTAACTTTAGCAGAATATGGTTTAGAATCAGGCAGAAGCGAAGGCGAAACCGGAGTCTGGCTAGGTGTAGGAACTCCGTTTGCACGTAAAATCTGCGCCATGGGCGTTCGTGCTTCACGCTGGGTTACGATGCACGGATTTGCTTTAAACGTAAATGTCGATTTAGGCTATTTTGATAATATTATTCCGTGTGGTATTCGCGGAAAAGGGGTGACTTCATTAAATGTAGAACTTGGCGTAGAAAAAGTTGACGAAGAAGAAGTTAAGTCTAAAATCATAAAACATTTAACAGATTTGTTTGAAGCTCAGTTTATTAATTAAGTTTCTCAAATAATAGTATAGTATGAAAAATGCTGAAGAAAATAACAATTATCGAATTGCGGTTCCTTCAGCATTTGAAACTGTTTTTTCGCATTTCTATTTTGCTGAGAATAAAACAGCGTTTCCCATTACCAAAACATTACTGCCGAGTTTTCAAACCATTCTGGTTTTTAATTTCGGAACAAAATCATCTTTAAAATCACAGCAGAATACTTTTCTTGAAGTTGAAAAATGCATTGTTTTAGGTCCAATTAAACAAGCTTTTGATTATACTTTAGAGCCTGACTCAGAAATTTTAGTGGTCAACTTTAAAGAAGATGCTTTTTACAGATTCTTCGGAAACGCACTTTTTGATTCAATGCCCATTCATCCGGATGCTTTAATTAATGAAAATTGCTTTACTGTTTTATGGGAAGAACTTCAAAACATTCCTGATCCAAAAGAACGTGTCGATTATATTTTAGATTTCTGTAAACCTTATCTGCGAGAGCAAAATACAATTACGACACTTTTAAATGATTTTCAGGATCAGAATTTGAATCCGATAAAAGCGATTGCGTCGCAGATTAATCAAACAGAAAGAAATATTCAGCTCAATCAAAAGAAAATTTTTGGTTATACCATTAAAGAAGTCAATCGTTACGAAAGATTTTTAAAAGCTGTTGATCGAATTCAAAAAAATATTCTAAACGAATCTAAAACGGATTGGTTAACTATTGTTGACGAATGCGGATATTACGATCAAAGTCAGCTTATTCATGATTTTAAATATTATATGAATATTTCGCCGACAAAATTCCTCAAATTCCAAAACGATATCTGCAGTTCCAATTTAGATTAATCCCGATTTCGTTTTCTTACAATTGCTGCCGAAAGTGGTGCTATACATTTGTCATGTTCAATCTTTAAAAATAGAAAACATGAAAAATTTAATTATTTACGCACATCCAAACGAAGCAAGTTTAAACCATTTTTTTAAAAACACAATTGTCGAATCTTTAGAAAAATCGGGACAGCAAATTGTGGTTCGCGATTTAAACGAAATCAATTTTAATCCTGTTTTATCTTTGGAAGATATGCACGGACAAAGAATGGGACAGGTTGCAGATGATGTAAAAACAGAACAGAATTTTATTTCATGGGCAGACAGAATTGTTTTTATTTACCCAATTTGGTGGACAGGAATGCCAGCCATTATGAAAGGTTATATCGACCGCGTTTTTAGCTACGGATTTGCTTATCGATATGATCAGGGTGTTCAAAAAGGGCTTTTGACAGGAAAGCAAACTATTATTGTAAATTCTCATGGAAAATCGAATGCAGAATATGAAGCTATAGGTATGGATAAAGCTTTAGCATTAACTTCTGATACCGGAATTTTTAAATACTGCGGGTTTGAAATCAAACATCATTTTTACTTTGATAAAGCCGACAGAGCTTCAAAAGAAAGTATTTTAGATTGGGAAAATCAACTTCGAACTATGTTTAACGTAACTCATGAAGTTACTGTTTTTGGATAGAAATTTATTTTAGAACAGAATTATTGAAGAAAATCTAAAAATGATAAAGGAAGTCTTGAGATTTTGAATTGATAGTTAATTAAAGCTAGATTGTGGTTTTTATGATGTTTTTATGGTAAATTTGGTTTTATACCTAAAATAAAATTCTAACTGAATATAATCTAACGACTTATGAGAAAAATCTACTTTGTATGCTTCCTTTTTATGCTTAACGGTCTTTTTGCTCAAAAGAAAGAAAAATTAAATCCGATTGCGGTTTATGAAAAAGTTTGGCAGGAGAAAAACAGTGATGTCCGATTAAAATTAATAAAATCAGTCTGGCTTGACGATAGTACTTTTGAAGATCCTTCGGCATCGATAAAAGGCCAGACTGCACTCAATAATGTTATAACCGAATTTTATAAAAAATTTCCTGATGCAGTTTTAACCTCTGGTTCAAAAATCACAAAAGATAATTATGTAACCTGGGAGTGGAAAATTATGGATTCTAAAAAAAATGAACTCATAATGGGCGGACGCGATTTTGCCAGATTAAATGGAAAAGGCCAGGTGAGTAAAATTATTGGTTTTTGGAATTCAGATGTTACCTTGTCGGATGCTGAAGTTTTGCAAAATCTGGAAACCGCTAATTTTAAAGTTGTGGCACAATATTATGAGTGTTTGTTTAAAAACAGAGACTTTATAAAAATGGCCACTTTAATAGAAGACGGTGCTGTTTACAGTCAGGCTGAAGGTTTACCTTACGGCGGAATATATACAGGTTTTAATGAATGGACAAAAATGTTTGCCAAATCAACAGAATATTTTGATTTAGAAATTGAAAAAGAACCAACTTATTTTAGTGATGCGACTAAAAATGAAGTGATTATTTATTTTACAATAAAATGTAAATCAAAAAAATCTGGAAAAACACTTTCTATGCCTATTTCAGAACATTTTGATTTAAAGAATGGGAAAATTACCGCGGTAAGACCATTTTATTTTGATACCAAACAATTTGCTGAATTCTTAAAAGCAAGAAAATAAGTTTCCTGATTAACAGAAAATTTTAAATAAAAAAGACTTATCAGTTTTGATAAGTCTTTTTTATTCTTCAAAGAAATTGAGCTCCAATTGTTCTGGTAAAAGTCTAAAACTCATTCTGTGGTATTTTGTCGGGCCATATTTTTTAATGGCTTCGCGATGTTCTTTTGTTGGGTAACCTTTATTTTGTTTCCAGTTGTACATCGGGAATTCTTCATGGATTTTATCCATATATTCATCTCGATATGTTTTTGCTAATATCGAAGCTGCAGCAATACTCAAATATTTGGCATCGCCTTTAATAATGCTTTGGTTCGGAATTGATTTTAATAATGTGATTTCTTCTTGAGTAAATTGTTTCCCAAAAACGTTTTTCAATCCCAGTTTTGCATTTAGCGAGCGGTTTCCATCCACAATAATATATTCAGGAACATGTTTTAATTTTAAAATACATTCCTGCATTCCTTTCATCGATGCATTTAGAATATTTATTTCGTCAATTTCATCAGGAAATAAATGCGTTACAGCAAAACACACGGCGTGTTTTTCAATAATTGGTTTTAAAAATGCGCGTGTTTTTTCAGAAAGCTGTTTACTGTCGTTTAAAATTTCATGCTCAAAATCTGCAGGCAGAATTATCGCTGCTGCAGTTACAGGTCCTGCAAGACAGCCGCGCCCGGCCTCATCGGTTCCGGTTTCTAAAACAAATCCTGAAAAATTTTTTGCAAGCATTTTTTTGAAATTTTAAAAGACAAATATCATAAAATTTTCCACAAAAATATTCGTTTTCATACTGTCAGCCAAGGCAATTATATAAATTAAAGTGTTTTTTTATTTATACATATTTATCATTTACCTTTGCTTAGCAAATTTTGTCGAAATAATTACATATAAAGCCATCAAATGAGAATATTCATTTTTCTATATCTATTAGTTGTACCAGTATTATTGTTTTCTCAGGAAAAACCAAAACCCGCTTCTAAAAATAATTTAGATATGAATACACAATATTCAAGCATAACAGATACGGTTAAAAAAAAGAAAGACAAGATTGCTACTATCGATCAGTATAAGATTATTACATTAGAGCATGATACTATTTATGCAGATACTTCGCTTACAATAAAAAGTGCCTACAAACAAAACCATCTTCGAAAAGATCTTTTCGGACTTTTGGAGTTTTCTAATATTGGACTGCCAATGAATACGCTGCAATATAGTTTAACTAGTTTTTCACCGTATCCGGAAATTGGTTTTACAGGTATGCATTTTAATTATATTCAGGCAGACGAAATTAGATATTATTCAGCAGCGACTCCTTTTACAGAACTGTTTTTTAATACAACTATTAATAAAGGTCAAAATCTTGATTCGTTTATTACCATAAATCTTTCTAAGAATTTTAATTTTTCTATCGCGTATAAAGGTTTACGTTCAGAGGGAGATTATATAAATCAATTAGTAAGTTCAGGAAATTTCAGATTTACTACAAGTTATGCTACGACTAGCAGAAGATATGCCATAAACGCCCATTTTACATCTCAGGATAATTCGAACGAAGAAAATGGCGGAATCACAACTACGGAAGATTTTGAAAGTGATGATCCTGATTTTAAAAACCGTCAGCGTCTGCAGGTTTATTTAACAGATGCTAAATCTATTTTAAAAGGAAGACGTTTGTTTTTTGACCATGCTTTTAGAATAAATCCTGAAAACGGAAATAATAATTTATATATAAACCATCAGTTTAATTATGAATACAAATTTTTCGAATACAATCAGCCAACCGTACTTTCTTCTGTAGATGGTATAGAAGAACCTGTACAGCGTTTTGGAGATTCGTATGTTACAAGCGGAATAAATGACCAGACACGTTATGAAAGACTTTACAACAAAGTGGGTGTGGCTTACGAAAATTCGCTTTTAGGGAAATTTAATTTCTTTGTAGACGATTACAGATCTAATTACAAGTATGATAAGATTATTGTTTTTGCAGATAAAACGACTATTCCTGATAACTTGTTTTTGCAGTTTAATAATTTTGGTGCACAATATGAGTACCAAAAAAACAAATGGAATGGGCGATTTTTGTATTCAAGATCCATTACAAATCAGTCGCTTTCTAATTTGGATGCAAAATTGCGTTATAACTTAAATGAAAAAATTCAGTTTGATTTTAGATATCGTAACATTAATAAACTGCCAAATAACAATTATAATTTGTACCAAAGCAGTTATGTAGATTATAACTGGTCTA from the Flavobacterium sp. genome contains:
- a CDS encoding AraC family transcriptional regulator gives rise to the protein MKNAEENNNYRIAVPSAFETVFSHFYFAENKTAFPITKTLLPSFQTILVFNFGTKSSLKSQQNTFLEVEKCIVLGPIKQAFDYTLEPDSEILVVNFKEDAFYRFFGNALFDSMPIHPDALINENCFTVLWEELQNIPDPKERVDYILDFCKPYLREQNTITTLLNDFQDQNLNPIKAIASQINQTERNIQLNQKKIFGYTIKEVNRYERFLKAVDRIQKNILNESKTDWLTIVDECGYYDQSQLIHDFKYYMNISPTKFLKFQNDICSSNLD
- a CDS encoding NAD(P)H-dependent oxidoreductase, encoding MKNLIIYAHPNEASLNHFFKNTIVESLEKSGQQIVVRDLNEINFNPVLSLEDMHGQRMGQVADDVKTEQNFISWADRIVFIYPIWWTGMPAIMKGYIDRVFSYGFAYRYDQGVQKGLLTGKQTIIVNSHGKSNAEYEAIGMDKALALTSDTGIFKYCGFEIKHHFYFDKADRASKESILDWENQLRTMFNVTHEVTVFG
- the lipB gene encoding lipoyl(octanoyl) transferase LipB, whose protein sequence is MNKKIQLQDLGNRDYKSTWEYQEELFQDIVDLKIKNRREELDLPTPNYLLFVEHPHVYTLGKSGDFENLLLNEKQLEAKGATFYKINRGGDITYHGPGQIVGYPILDLENFFTDIHKYLRFLEEAMILTLAEYGLESGRSEGETGVWLGVGTPFARKICAMGVRASRWVTMHGFALNVNVDLGYFDNIIPCGIRGKGVTSLNVELGVEKVDEEEVKSKIIKHLTDLFEAQFIN
- a CDS encoding nuclear transport factor 2 family protein: MRKIYFVCFLFMLNGLFAQKKEKLNPIAVYEKVWQEKNSDVRLKLIKSVWLDDSTFEDPSASIKGQTALNNVITEFYKKFPDAVLTSGSKITKDNYVTWEWKIMDSKKNELIMGGRDFARLNGKGQVSKIIGFWNSDVTLSDAEVLQNLETANFKVVAQYYECLFKNRDFIKMATLIEDGAVYSQAEGLPYGGIYTGFNEWTKMFAKSTEYFDLEIEKEPTYFSDATKNEVIIYFTIKCKSKKSGKTLSMPISEHFDLKNGKITAVRPFYFDTKQFAEFLKARK
- a CDS encoding putative porin, which gives rise to MRIFIFLYLLVVPVLLFSQEKPKPASKNNLDMNTQYSSITDTVKKKKDKIATIDQYKIITLEHDTIYADTSLTIKSAYKQNHLRKDLFGLLEFSNIGLPMNTLQYSLTSFSPYPEIGFTGMHFNYIQADEIRYYSAATPFTELFFNTTINKGQNLDSFITINLSKNFNFSIAYKGLRSEGDYINQLVSSGNFRFTTSYATTSRRYAINAHFTSQDNSNEENGGITTTEDFESDDPDFKNRQRLQVYLTDAKSILKGRRLFFDHAFRINPENGNNNLYINHQFNYEYKFFEYNQPTVLSSVDGIEEPVQRFGDSYVTSGINDQTRYERLYNKVGVAYENSLLGKFNFFVDDYRSNYKYDKIIVFADKTTIPDNLFLQFNNFGAQYEYQKNKWNGRFLYSRSITNQSLSNLDAKLRYNLNEKIQFDFRYRNINKLPNNNYNLYQSSYVDYNWSNDFKNEKINSLSASISTPWLNAEAQYTTLKDHLYFADDATAEQKENRVQLVRPFQYGNVINYLEIKANKEFKFGKFALDNTLLYQKVDQSELILNVPDFVTRNTFYYSNYFFKKALYAQGGIVFNYFTKYYGNDYNPVIGEFFVQSDKEIGNYATFDVFINARIRQTRFYLKAEHLNAIFSSSNYYSTPNNPYRDFVIRFGLVWNFFK
- a CDS encoding ribonuclease HII → MLAKNFSGFVLETGTDEAGRGCLAGPVTAAAIILPADFEHEILNDSKQLSEKTRAFLKPIIEKHAVCFAVTHLFPDEIDEINILNASMKGMQECILKLKHVPEYIIVDGNRSLNAKLGLKNVFGKQFTQEEITLLKSIPNQSIIKGDAKYLSIAAASILAKTYRDEYMDKIHEEFPMYNWKQNKGYPTKEHREAIKKYGPTKYHRMSFRLLPEQLELNFFEE